A stretch of the Haloplanus aerogenes genome encodes the following:
- a CDS encoding efflux RND transporter permease subunit, producing MGALRNLFRAVGHEIQAHPVATLTVALILLFAAFGGAAQITSVTGDQAFTGSNPTLEKFNEAFDRGSIAVLVRGEVTDPATIRAMARFDDRMSEVENVAYVSSPADQVRAEYGRIPDSEAKIERVLGQPNMAFVNVVFEPGLTQPEERPIYTEALKAEEWARFPAGVGVIITGSAAFSAQLSELISQSTNQLLGLAVGLMIVALFFLFRGVRLRLLPIVAVFVGVLYTFGAIGYAGIPNSTLTSSVFPILIGLGIDYSVQFHERYEEELESAPPRQALPQALAGIGPPVFVAMLAAALGFGATWISTRGTPAFVWFAQTSIFGVLLTFLAGLIVLLPVLTLYARIRRRGFGEIGLRELTDGGRDEGAVDAESVDDGAADTEADNDATAPSEVAAAERTGETDATDSDRVGLLGRTLGRTSRTLAANPGVVLLLALVLMGAGFQAGQQLDTMADTEEFIPQDLPAYVDLQQFRSVTGGGTAVQYDVIVLGSDLRHPAVLRWMVEFEQVAVGMPLVQGVDSPATLVKAHNGGEIPQTEAGVERVLNRVPPRERAQYYNDGYAHITVVAAQDMTTGETLSFISNVHEAIEFSNPPPGVQPELTGTAAISPPSIVDQIERRNVTTGLGVLFVFGLLLAYYRRLVKAIAPLVPMLFVIGWQNLYMAALGISVSPLGASLGAMSVGIGAEYTIIVMERYYEEKKRAGVGKLDAVETAATRVGKAITVSGMTTVFGFSALTLSPFPILADFGYLTVGVIFLTLVAALATLPPTLIVLDTAEDRVNAALGRSTADAEPTP from the coding sequence GTGGGCGCGCTCCGTAACCTGTTCCGGGCGGTCGGCCACGAGATTCAGGCCCACCCCGTCGCCACGCTGACCGTCGCGCTGATACTGCTCTTCGCCGCCTTCGGTGGTGCCGCCCAGATCACGAGCGTCACGGGCGATCAGGCGTTCACCGGCTCCAACCCGACCCTGGAGAAGTTCAACGAGGCGTTCGACCGTGGCTCCATCGCCGTCCTCGTCAGAGGGGAGGTGACCGACCCGGCGACGATCCGGGCCATGGCGCGGTTCGACGACCGGATGTCCGAGGTCGAGAACGTGGCGTACGTCTCCAGCCCCGCCGATCAGGTGCGCGCCGAGTACGGCCGAATCCCCGACTCGGAGGCAAAAATCGAGCGCGTTCTCGGCCAGCCGAACATGGCGTTCGTGAACGTGGTGTTCGAACCCGGGCTCACCCAGCCGGAGGAACGGCCCATCTACACGGAGGCGCTGAAGGCCGAGGAGTGGGCGCGCTTCCCCGCCGGCGTGGGTGTGATCATCACCGGCTCGGCCGCCTTCTCCGCGCAACTGTCGGAACTCATCAGCCAGAGCACCAACCAGTTGCTCGGCCTCGCGGTGGGGCTGATGATCGTCGCGCTCTTCTTCCTCTTCCGGGGCGTGCGACTGCGACTCCTCCCCATCGTCGCGGTGTTCGTGGGCGTCCTCTACACGTTCGGCGCGATCGGCTACGCGGGCATCCCCAACTCCACCCTGACGAGTTCGGTCTTCCCCATCCTGATCGGCCTCGGCATCGACTACTCCGTGCAGTTCCACGAACGGTACGAGGAGGAGTTGGAGTCGGCGCCGCCGCGGCAGGCGCTCCCGCAGGCGCTGGCCGGCATCGGGCCGCCGGTGTTCGTGGCGATGCTCGCCGCCGCGCTGGGCTTCGGCGCGACGTGGATCTCCACCCGCGGGACGCCCGCGTTCGTCTGGTTCGCCCAGACCTCCATCTTCGGCGTCCTGCTGACCTTCCTCGCGGGCCTCATCGTCCTGCTCCCGGTGTTGACGCTGTACGCGCGGATTCGCCGACGCGGGTTCGGTGAAATCGGCCTCCGCGAACTCACGGATGGCGGGCGAGACGAGGGTGCGGTCGACGCCGAGTCAGTCGACGACGGTGCGGCCGACACCGAGGCCGACAATGACGCCACCGCCCCGAGCGAGGTGGCCGCGGCCGAACGGACGGGCGAGACGGACGCGACCGACTCCGACCGGGTCGGCCTGCTCGGACGGACGCTCGGGCGCACCTCGCGGACGCTCGCGGCCAATCCGGGCGTCGTGTTGCTCCTCGCGCTCGTCCTGATGGGCGCGGGCTTCCAGGCGGGACAGCAGTTAGATACGATGGCGGACACCGAGGAGTTCATCCCGCAGGACCTCCCGGCGTACGTCGACCTCCAGCAGTTCCGTTCCGTCACCGGCGGCGGGACCGCCGTCCAGTACGACGTGATCGTCCTCGGGAGCGACCTCAGGCATCCGGCGGTGTTACGCTGGATGGTGGAGTTCGAGCAGGTGGCCGTCGGCATGCCACTCGTGCAGGGTGTCGACTCGCCGGCGACGCTCGTCAAGGCACACAACGGGGGCGAGATTCCACAGACCGAGGCGGGCGTCGAGCGCGTCCTGAACCGGGTGCCCCCCCGGGAACGCGCCCAGTACTACAACGACGGCTACGCCCACATCACGGTCGTCGCGGCCCAGGACATGACGACGGGCGAGACGCTCTCGTTCATCTCGAACGTGCACGAGGCGATCGAGTTCAGCAACCCGCCGCCGGGCGTCCAGCCGGAACTCACGGGGACGGCCGCCATCTCGCCGCCCTCGATCGTCGATCAGATCGAGCGCCGAAACGTGACGACGGGACTCGGCGTGCTGTTCGTCTTCGGCCTCCTGCTGGCCTACTACCGACGGCTGGTGAAAGCCATTGCCCCGCTCGTCCCGATGCTCTTCGTCATCGGGTGGCAGAACCTCTACATGGCGGCGCTCGGCATCTCGGTCTCGCCGCTCGGCGCCTCGCTGGGCGCCATGAGCGTCGGCATCGGCGCCGAGTACACCATCATCGTGATGGAGCGCTACTACGAGGAGAAAAAGCGGGCGGGCGTGGGCAAACTCGACGCTGTGGAGACGGCGGCGACCCGCGTCGGCAAAGCCATCACTGTCTCGGGCATGACCACAGTGTTCGGCTTCTCGGCGCTGACGCTCTCGCCGTTCCCCATCCTCGCGGACTTCGGGTACCTGACCGTCGGCGTCATCTTCCTGACGCTGGTGGCGGCGCTAGCGACGCTCCCGCCGACGCTGATCGTCCTCGACACGGCGGAAGACCGGGTGAACGCTGCGCTCGGGCGGTCGACGGCCGACGCCGAGCCCACGCCCTGA
- a CDS encoding S49 family peptidase — MASRIRALLTRIARSYVLFVVIGVVVGLALAPVAWNATSSEGTVAVVPVSGTIDGGSAAGVSSMLQQARSDSDIKAVVLLVNSGGGGAAASEEMYLQTKRTAQEMPVITSVDAAAASGAYYTIAPSDHIYAKPASTVGSVGVLATTPTALEPTTLISTTGPNKLTGGDEREFNYILESLGNAFIGAVFEQRGDRLELTRTELEQARIYSGTQAVQNGLVDSIGGRQAAVEHAAEEAGLDNYNVRVMRPDGTARFLSRSNYIASTAPNKTMVPAEYLYGDDPSSPVFLMVPATYLDPETNASAGAPNVTGPGTTARAAVAPGGTHVA; from the coding sequence ATGGCGAGTAGAATACGGGCCCTCCTGACGCGAATCGCACGGTCGTACGTGCTGTTCGTCGTCATCGGCGTGGTCGTCGGCCTCGCGCTGGCACCCGTCGCGTGGAACGCAACGTCCTCGGAAGGGACGGTTGCAGTCGTCCCGGTCTCGGGGACTATCGACGGCGGGAGCGCCGCCGGGGTGTCGTCCATGCTGCAACAGGCCCGCTCGGATTCGGATATCAAGGCGGTCGTGTTGCTCGTGAACAGCGGGGGTGGTGGCGCCGCCGCCAGCGAGGAGATGTATCTCCAGACGAAGCGGACGGCACAGGAAATGCCGGTGATCACCAGCGTCGACGCCGCGGCGGCGTCCGGGGCGTACTACACCATCGCTCCGAGCGATCACATCTACGCCAAACCGGCGTCGACCGTCGGGAGCGTGGGCGTACTCGCGACGACGCCGACGGCGCTTGAGCCGACGACCCTCATCTCCACCACCGGGCCGAACAAACTGACCGGTGGCGACGAACGCGAGTTCAACTACATCCTCGAATCGCTGGGCAACGCCTTCATCGGGGCCGTGTTCGAGCAGCGCGGTGATCGGCTGGAGCTAACCCGGACGGAACTCGAACAGGCGCGCATCTACAGCGGGACGCAGGCGGTCCAGAACGGTCTCGTCGACTCCATCGGCGGGCGACAGGCCGCCGTCGAACACGCGGCCGAGGAGGCTGGCCTCGACAACTACAACGTGCGCGTCATGCGCCCGGACGGGACGGCGCGGTTCCTCTCGCGGTCGAACTACATCGCCTCGACCGCGCCGAACAAGACGATGGTGCCGGCCGAGTATCTCTACGGCGATGACCCGTCCAGTCCGGTGTTTCTGATGGTGCCGGCGACGTATCTCGATCCGGAGACGAACGCGTCGGCCGGCGCCCCCAACGTCACGGGCCCCGGCACGACTGCACGGGCGGCGGTCGCTCCGGGAGGGACCCATGTGGCGTGA
- a CDS encoding DUF7827 domain-containing protein translates to MGLVLVCSLLLASASVGGVVTAQEADNLRFADAVTTEQRGDVARIPIRVGDRRYVALSVRSPTGTYDTRIRVVDADGDGRVVVTIDTFRAGWTADESTAYAAGPGDRVTAVDRRTRRLDGPLPERRYNLVAASGSDSTSASLILDAGSVGAATAATIPADRLAGDAAAVPATHRFETDRIATGDHAVVAFNVSGIGGVLASTSPPGTNLVFPTDSMPGATTTHTVSVDTDRRITTETITVRYADGGAPQRFGRFDTARIRALGVDTDGDGIVDTDRLSTVESVDTTRSGTAITIHLDTAVTVDDDDTLLVDYRATNPAEAGTYPVQASLGDGADADGHVVYGVAGRGTLGYGLDLRFVAEDNETVVDPLAAVDYHYADDRLYALVNTSTLSVGQRYSVGLIRWGASPVAEETRSASASMRITERGATLVDPTPDDPFVVGGGETTIRAETTVAPTTEVVVEVIGDTPNSFLFRQATRVGADRTVTARFDLPTAVDRQSITVRVVDNGTVLEQERGVIATESGGE, encoded by the coding sequence GTGGGACTCGTACTCGTCTGTAGCCTCCTGCTCGCGTCGGCGAGCGTCGGTGGTGTCGTCACGGCACAGGAAGCCGACAACCTCCGGTTCGCCGACGCGGTGACGACCGAACAGCGCGGCGACGTGGCGCGAATCCCGATTCGGGTCGGTGACCGCCGATACGTCGCCCTCTCGGTGCGATCACCCACCGGCACGTACGACACGCGGATTCGCGTCGTCGACGCCGACGGCGACGGTCGCGTGGTGGTCACGATCGACACGTTCCGTGCCGGCTGGACTGCCGACGAATCGACGGCGTACGCGGCCGGACCGGGCGACCGGGTCACTGCCGTCGACCGACGGACGCGCCGTCTCGATGGCCCGCTACCCGAACGCCGATACAACCTCGTCGCCGCCTCGGGGAGCGATAGCACGTCGGCGTCGCTGATACTGGACGCCGGTAGCGTCGGTGCGGCGACGGCGGCGACGATTCCCGCGGATCGCCTCGCCGGCGACGCGGCCGCGGTGCCGGCGACACACCGCTTCGAGACGGACCGAATCGCCACCGGCGACCACGCCGTCGTCGCGTTCAACGTCAGCGGGATCGGTGGAGTGCTCGCGTCGACGTCGCCGCCGGGGACGAACCTCGTGTTCCCGACCGACAGTATGCCGGGCGCGACGACGACGCACACCGTCAGCGTCGACACCGACCGGCGAATCACGACCGAGACGATCACCGTTCGGTACGCCGACGGCGGCGCACCACAGCGGTTTGGCCGCTTCGACACCGCCCGGATTCGGGCGCTCGGCGTCGACACCGACGGCGACGGCATCGTCGACACCGACCGTCTGTCGACCGTCGAGAGCGTCGACACCACGCGGTCGGGGACCGCCATCACGATCCACCTCGACACCGCGGTGACGGTCGACGACGACGACACCCTCCTCGTCGACTATCGGGCGACGAACCCCGCCGAGGCGGGAACGTATCCGGTGCAGGCGTCGCTCGGTGACGGCGCCGACGCCGACGGCCACGTCGTCTACGGCGTGGCGGGGCGAGGGACGCTCGGCTACGGTCTGGACCTGCGCTTCGTGGCCGAAGACAACGAGACGGTCGTCGATCCGCTGGCGGCCGTGGACTACCACTACGCCGACGACCGCCTGTACGCCCTCGTGAACACGTCGACGCTCTCGGTCGGCCAGCGATACAGCGTCGGCCTGATCCGGTGGGGTGCGAGCCCGGTGGCCGAGGAGACACGGTCGGCGAGCGCCAGTATGCGGATCACCGAGCGAGGGGCGACACTCGTCGACCCGACCCCCGACGATCCGTTCGTCGTCGGGGGCGGCGAGACGACGATCCGGGCGGAGACGACGGTGGCACCGACGACCGAGGTGGTCGTCGAAGTGATCGGTGACACCCCGAACAGTTTCCTGTTCCGTCAGGCGACACGCGTCGGTGCCGACCGAACGGTCACGGCACGGTTCGACCTGCCGACGGCGGTCGACCGACAGTCCATCACGGTCCGCGTCGTCGACAACGGGACCGTGCTGGAGCAGGAGCGAGGCGTTATCGCGACTGAGAGCGGGGGCGAATAA
- a CDS encoding lamin tail domain-containing protein, with amino-acid sequence MLSLVSLALVLALVLGGGAYAVARIDALDYRVVLVVVAVALAVGGVAAQVAPLAPAEPTTTIASERAPGAAATPTATASDGDDGTADATADRRAAADGDEVDGTTAQLEAATNATVVGVSDGDWITYRTASGSRQTVRLAGIDAPSASGADPARFDGVLTGSRGRTCLAEQGRRALLDTRSLLVGESVTVRSVERRGSVTSAVLAMDGRSINRRLVERGDARATDERYADAEQAARSAGSGVWSCATVEPDRPLRESNESGVRIAAVHPNPPGDDGAALNDEYVVVENAGEVTVDLSNWYLIDGDGKMYFFFDGRTLRPGEQLVVHVGSGRNTDGHVYWGASSPVLDNDHETLKLVDGDTERTVKLSY; translated from the coding sequence ATGCTCTCGCTCGTCTCGCTCGCGCTCGTTCTCGCTCTCGTCCTCGGCGGCGGCGCGTACGCCGTCGCCCGGATCGACGCTCTCGATTACCGTGTCGTCCTCGTCGTTGTGGCGGTCGCACTGGCCGTCGGCGGCGTGGCCGCACAGGTGGCGCCGCTCGCCCCGGCCGAACCGACGACGACGATTGCGAGCGAGCGAGCGCCCGGAGCGGCGGCGACGCCGACAGCGACGGCCAGCGATGGCGACGACGGAACCGCGGACGCGACTGCCGACCGCCGAGCGGCGGCGGACGGCGACGAAGTGGACGGGACGACGGCACAGCTGGAGGCGGCGACGAACGCGACGGTCGTCGGCGTCAGCGATGGCGACTGGATCACCTACCGGACCGCGTCGGGGAGTCGGCAGACGGTTCGTCTCGCAGGCATCGACGCGCCCAGTGCCAGCGGCGCCGACCCCGCCCGGTTCGACGGCGTCCTGACCGGGAGTCGGGGGCGAACCTGTCTGGCCGAACAGGGGCGGCGGGCGTTGCTCGACACGCGGTCGCTCCTCGTCGGCGAGTCGGTGACCGTCCGGTCGGTCGAGCGGCGAGGTAGCGTGACGAGCGCCGTTCTGGCGATGGACGGCCGGTCGATCAACCGTCGGTTGGTGGAGCGAGGCGACGCTCGCGCCACGGACGAACGGTACGCCGACGCGGAGCAGGCCGCCCGGAGCGCCGGGAGCGGCGTCTGGTCGTGTGCGACCGTCGAGCCCGACCGGCCGCTCCGGGAGTCGAACGAGTCGGGCGTCCGCATCGCCGCCGTCCACCCCAATCCGCCGGGTGACGACGGGGCGGCGCTCAACGACGAGTACGTCGTCGTCGAGAACGCCGGCGAAGTGACCGTCGACCTCTCGAACTGGTACCTGATCGACGGCGACGGCAAGATGTACTTCTTCTTCGACGGGCGGACGCTCCGTCCGGGCGAACAACTCGTCGTCCACGTGGGCTCGGGACGGAACACCGACGGCCACGTCTACTGGGGCGCGTCGAGTCCGGTCCTCGACAACGATCACGAGACGTTGAAACTCGTCGACGGTGACACCGAGCGAACGGTCAAACTGTCGTACTGA
- a CDS encoding DUF4350 domain-containing protein, which produces MWRDLAKRLVVLVLTVAVVLAVVAGGPTLLQDDEERERLQNPEYEPDAVVPEPVEATGTVDANPAPSADDSGTVVIDRGHSNRFTRADIEPLVDALVREGYNVRFYTDGDLATVLDGADAFLVIDPGAEYLPGDVDDVRQFTGNGGRLVMIGEPDRTAISASLLGTSIQNQESRLTTLASRYRMSVDTEYLYNQENADGTFKHVLVRPTGDGGLEGVERTAMYTAAAVTAQNGTVLLRSAPSTHKSGSDEVTGEYPVAVQRNNVLLLGDKTFMSGDRYRVADNEQLVAYVAEFMIEGDYQAPPDVDEDDESNAENGTATPIPAA; this is translated from the coding sequence ATGTGGCGTGATCTGGCCAAGCGGCTGGTCGTCCTCGTCCTGACCGTCGCCGTCGTCCTCGCAGTGGTGGCGGGCGGGCCGACGCTCCTGCAGGACGACGAGGAACGAGAGCGACTGCAGAATCCCGAATACGAGCCCGACGCGGTCGTCCCCGAACCGGTCGAGGCGACGGGAACGGTCGACGCGAACCCCGCACCCTCCGCCGACGACAGCGGGACGGTCGTCATCGACCGCGGGCACAGCAATCGCTTCACCCGTGCCGACATCGAACCGCTCGTCGACGCGCTGGTGCGCGAGGGGTACAACGTCAGGTTCTACACCGACGGCGACCTGGCGACAGTCCTCGACGGCGCGGACGCGTTCCTCGTCATCGATCCCGGCGCGGAGTATCTCCCCGGCGATGTCGACGACGTGCGGCAGTTTACGGGCAACGGCGGCCGACTGGTGATGATCGGCGAACCGGACCGGACCGCGATCAGCGCCAGCCTCCTCGGGACCAGCATCCAGAACCAGGAGAGTCGGCTGACGACGCTCGCCTCCCGCTATCGGATGAGCGTCGACACCGAGTATCTCTACAACCAGGAGAACGCGGACGGGACGTTCAAACACGTCCTCGTGCGACCGACGGGCGACGGTGGGCTGGAGGGTGTCGAACGGACGGCGATGTACACGGCGGCGGCCGTCACCGCCCAGAACGGGACCGTCCTGTTGCGGAGCGCGCCCAGCACGCACAAATCCGGGAGCGACGAGGTGACCGGCGAGTACCCCGTCGCCGTCCAGCGGAACAACGTCCTGTTGCTCGGGGACAAGACGTTCATGAGCGGCGACCGGTACCGCGTCGCGGACAACGAGCAACTGGTGGCTTACGTGGCCGAGTTCATGATCGAGGGCGATTACCAGGCGCCCCCGGATGTAGACGAGGACGACGAGTCGAACGCGGAGAACGGGACGGCGACGCCGATTCCGGCCGCTTGA
- a CDS encoding dihydrodipicolinate synthase family protein: MPTAPTDSEYGTTLVPTVTPFSNGSVDAEAVADLAEFVLDEGADGLVPCGTTGEFASLTDEEYETVVQTSVDAADGAPVLPGAADTSVAGTLDRIDTAADCGADAVLIVLPYFHGANDPSGNERFLRAVLEETSLPIILYNIPSCVGQSIDADLVEAVADHPDLAGMKDTSGDLTHFLEIIRRTGDDFHLFQGWDSQLVPAVSMGATGGINAVSNYYPGLMSEAIDAAAENDMERGRDLQLNDIAPMFNTSLEYGFAPTTKSVLVERGVIDDDSVRPPLVELNDEQVATVRSLLDETIAAAE; this comes from the coding sequence ATGCCAACTGCACCCACCGACTCGGAGTACGGGACCACACTGGTACCGACGGTGACGCCCTTCTCGAACGGCTCGGTCGACGCCGAGGCAGTCGCCGACCTCGCTGAGTTCGTCCTCGACGAGGGCGCCGACGGCCTCGTCCCCTGCGGGACGACGGGCGAGTTCGCCAGCCTGACCGACGAGGAGTACGAGACGGTCGTCCAGACGAGCGTCGACGCGGCGGACGGCGCCCCCGTCCTGCCCGGCGCGGCCGACACGAGCGTCGCCGGCACGCTGGATCGCATCGACACCGCGGCTGACTGCGGTGCCGACGCCGTCCTCATCGTCCTGCCGTACTTCCACGGCGCGAACGACCCGTCCGGCAACGAGCGGTTCCTCCGCGCCGTCCTCGAGGAGACGTCGCTCCCGATCATCCTCTACAACATCCCCTCCTGTGTCGGACAGTCCATCGACGCCGACCTCGTCGAGGCGGTGGCCGACCACCCCGACCTCGCCGGCATGAAGGACACGAGCGGCGACCTGACGCACTTCCTCGAGATCATCCGCCGGACGGGCGACGACTTCCACCTGTTTCAGGGGTGGGACAGCCAGCTCGTCCCGGCCGTCTCGATGGGTGCCACCGGCGGCATCAACGCGGTGTCGAACTACTACCCCGGCCTGATGTCGGAAGCCATCGACGCGGCGGCCGAGAACGACATGGAGCGCGGGCGCGACCTCCAGTTGAACGACATCGCGCCCATGTTCAACACGTCGCTGGAGTACGGCTTCGCCCCGACGACGAAGTCGGTGCTCGTCGAGCGTGGCGTCATCGACGACGATTCGGTGCGGCCGCCGCTGGTCGAACTGAACGACGAGCAGGTGGCGACGGTGCGGTCGCTCCTCGACGAGACGATCGCCGCCGCGGAGTAA
- a CDS encoding COG1361 S-layer family protein → MRRITILAVVGLLLVAPVVPAVASSVVSGNPELSYSVADDTFQANQQATLTVVASNDGNIEDGGVGRFEEQVQTARSVQMNVREGQIEAPIDVKSGTVTAGSMGPGGTAQFSFNLEIGDAEPGTYTIPVEVTYRHARAVIYDETASGPAEIEYVWLNEEQTVNLRIRIEERAKFDIVSEGTNRLFAGDTGSLAFTIKNTGSQTAANASVQLSSAASGVFFGNPQNPSGDTGVFVRSLEPGETRRVSVQVGATDDVSPGEYPVNTVVSYRDENDIGQRSGTLTTGVSVRPERTFEMDGIETSNFRVDESEATITGRITNTGPAPARNVVVRMRDHGTVMPTNGESAVGTLGPGESARVSFTTAIASDAEPGSNSFTFDVEYENAEGDVLTAANPLRKTAEIEPERDRFEVSNVSTAVTPGGTAQLSAEVRYVGDEPISAVNARLFTSDPLSTSDDGAFLGTMDSGETATATFRISATSDALPKEYASSIEVRYDEADGDTEFTDGMPIGVPVSEPEGGPPVPPIVVGAVVVLALIGGVLWYRRR, encoded by the coding sequence ATGAGGCGGATTACGATTCTAGCGGTCGTCGGTTTGCTACTCGTTGCGCCGGTCGTTCCCGCGGTGGCGTCGAGCGTCGTCAGCGGGAATCCGGAGCTGAGTTACAGTGTCGCCGACGACACGTTTCAGGCGAACCAGCAAGCGACGTTGACGGTCGTCGCCTCCAACGACGGCAACATCGAGGACGGCGGTGTCGGGCGCTTCGAGGAGCAAGTTCAGACGGCCCGGAGCGTCCAGATGAACGTTCGTGAAGGGCAGATCGAGGCGCCCATCGACGTGAAGTCGGGAACGGTGACCGCCGGGAGTATGGGCCCCGGCGGCACCGCGCAGTTCAGCTTCAATCTCGAAATCGGTGATGCAGAGCCGGGTACCTACACCATCCCGGTGGAGGTCACGTACCGCCACGCGCGAGCAGTGATCTACGACGAGACGGCGTCGGGCCCCGCCGAAATCGAGTACGTCTGGCTCAACGAGGAGCAGACGGTCAATCTGCGGATTCGGATCGAGGAGCGCGCGAAGTTCGACATCGTCTCCGAAGGGACGAACCGGTTGTTCGCGGGTGATACCGGGTCGCTCGCGTTCACGATCAAGAACACCGGGTCGCAGACGGCCGCGAACGCGTCGGTCCAACTGTCCTCGGCGGCGTCGGGCGTCTTCTTCGGGAATCCACAGAATCCCTCGGGAGATACGGGCGTGTTCGTCCGGTCGCTGGAGCCGGGTGAGACACGACGGGTGTCGGTGCAGGTCGGCGCCACCGACGACGTGTCGCCGGGCGAGTATCCCGTCAATACGGTCGTCTCCTACCGTGACGAGAACGACATCGGGCAACGCTCGGGGACGCTGACGACCGGCGTGTCGGTGCGGCCCGAGCGCACGTTCGAGATGGACGGAATCGAAACGTCGAACTTCCGGGTCGACGAGTCCGAGGCGACCATCACGGGGCGGATCACCAACACCGGGCCGGCGCCGGCGCGGAACGTCGTCGTCCGGATGCGCGATCACGGGACGGTGATGCCGACGAACGGCGAGTCGGCAGTCGGGACGCTCGGCCCCGGCGAATCCGCTCGCGTCTCGTTCACCACTGCTATCGCCAGCGACGCCGAACCCGGCTCGAACTCCTTCACCTTCGACGTGGAGTACGAGAACGCCGAGGGCGACGTGTTGACGGCGGCGAACCCGCTGCGGAAGACGGCAGAAATCGAGCCGGAGCGCGACCGGTTCGAGGTGTCGAACGTCTCGACGGCGGTGACGCCGGGTGGGACGGCACAGCTCAGCGCCGAGGTGCGCTACGTCGGTGACGAGCCCATCTCGGCGGTCAACGCTCGCCTGTTCACCAGCGATCCGCTGTCGACCTCCGACGACGGCGCCTTCCTCGGAACGATGGATTCGGGCGAGACGGCGACGGCGACGTTCCGGATCAGCGCGACGAGCGACGCGCTCCCCAAGGAGTACGCGTCCTCCATCGAGGTGCGGTACGACGAGGCCGACGGCGACACGGAGTTCACCGACGGGATGCCCATCGGTGTGCCCGTGAGCGAACCCGAGGGGGGCCCGCCGGTGCCGCCAATCGTCGTCGGTGCCGTGGTCGTGTTGGCTCTGATCGGCGGCGTCCTCTGGTACCGCCGTCGATGA
- a CDS encoding CehA/McbA family metallohydrolase, giving the protein MSQTTIRIDPHVHSEGSYDGHDPVELLLEQAAEIGLDGIVVTDHDVIHESLRAAELAPDYGLIGIPGVEVSTDVGHLLAIGVSEMPPRRAPLDETVQWVRDHGGVAVVPHPFQRSRHGIPRRHLVDCDAIEVFNSWLFTGFRNRRARRFAADHGYPALAASDAHSVPHVGRAFTELVLDDVDRSSLDGDTVLGAMRNGSTRMLGRRQPIPASARHYAVGSARKSGYYAKVGALKGQAVARAGLLRGAQLLAELSPR; this is encoded by the coding sequence GTGAGCCAGACGACCATCCGGATCGACCCGCACGTCCACTCCGAGGGTTCCTACGACGGCCACGACCCTGTGGAGCTGCTGCTGGAGCAGGCGGCCGAAATCGGGCTAGACGGCATCGTCGTCACCGATCACGACGTGATCCACGAGTCGCTCCGGGCGGCCGAACTCGCCCCCGACTACGGGCTGATCGGGATTCCGGGCGTCGAGGTGTCGACGGACGTGGGGCATCTGCTGGCTATCGGCGTCTCGGAGATGCCGCCCCGGCGCGCCCCGCTGGACGAGACGGTCCAGTGGGTGCGCGACCACGGCGGCGTGGCGGTCGTCCCCCACCCGTTCCAGCGGAGCCGTCACGGCATTCCCCGGCGTCACCTCGTCGACTGCGACGCGATCGAGGTGTTCAATTCGTGGCTGTTCACGGGCTTTCGGAACCGGCGTGCGCGGCGCTTCGCGGCCGACCACGGCTATCCGGCACTCGCCGCGAGCGACGCCCACTCCGTGCCACACGTCGGGCGGGCGTTCACGGAACTCGTCCTCGACGACGTGGACCGATCGAGCCTCGACGGCGACACGGTCCTCGGGGCGATGCGCAACGGGTCGACGCGGATGCTGGGTCGCCGCCAACCGATTCCGGCGTCGGCCCGCCACTACGCGGTGGGATCGGCGCGCAAGAGCGGCTACTACGCGAAAGTCGGCGCCCTGAAAGGGCAGGCGGTCGCCCGGGCCGGCCTGCTCCGTGGGGCGCAACTGCTGGCCGAACTCTCGCCGCGCTGA